AAATATTAAATGGAATGAAGCTATGAGTTTTGGGAGAGGGAGAGAGGATgtttgtgtgaaaaaaaaagagaagaaTCTGGTTAAATATTGTTTCAAATGCTTTACAGCCATTTACTTGGAAACAAAGATAGGCCAAAACGAAACTCATTAAATAGTGTTCCCAGAGAAACAAGGAATTAAATTTGAGCAAAGCATATCGGATTGATTTAGGTTCTAAATGGTGCTTTGTTAATGGTAAAGAGAtcaatattttggcacacatggcgtttcgTATATAATACTTAAAAACGTTGACTATATAGTAGCACTgataataaagctctgtctacactatcaaactttatgtgataaaaaaatgtgatgtgcctatatgatgatgtcatatcactaccatatttggatacatcactaccatatttgggtacatcacacttttttttgtcaaactagtttgatagtttcaGACAGGGCTGAAAGGAATActaacataaaaagacaaacaCTTGGGGTATGTTCTATAGATTGATCAGCAGTTTAATCAACAATTTTTAATGGACGTTATCAGGTGATTGTCATTTACCCACAAGGCTAAATTAATAATCATGCTATGGACTTAGATGTGAACTTCCAACCATAATGTATTTCTTTTGTATAGTAAAAGATATTCTTAAGTCACATTAGGAAGTCATTAGTTACCATGGTGATGCattgaacattttattttacagaaaatgatGCCATGAATTGAAGCTCAGATTAGATTATTTGGAATAGAAATATTTATGGTCAtcttaaaagataaatatttttttcttaatttgatGTATTAACCTGCAACTTCTAAAGATAcatattcttctatgaaatagtatgttgaaattattataatatttaatatcgtATGAAttctttaagttttaaaattatgataCAGTGAAGATAAGAAAATCTGCCTGAGTAAAAGGTCTTTCTTcaaataatactataatttaAGTTACCGGTATTCGTTGATTGGGGAGAATATTTTCGAAGTCTGttatcaaggcaatctaacaacatgatGCTGAGcttccggagatcaaagggtttatctatGGCTGCAAAACGATCTGTTCCATGTTCCCACAGACACGCATGACACAGAGAACATGTACATGTATAGTACtgtgttggtatttgtcgcagccagacatattAGATCATTAGGATTTTACAAGTTCCTATGTTGTccaggcgagctcagtgtcctgttgttagatatGCCTGGTTATATTCAATGAAGTGAAACCtaggtttttaaaatttttaatattttcctAATTTATTTCATCTTTTCGTTCATTGCAAAGTAAACTTTTACcaaattaatttatgaattgaTAAATGGTATCGTTTAGTTGTGTTAAAAAagatagacagacagacagaatATTTAGTATGCCACATTGTGTCAAGCTGTACGTCATATTCTGTCAATCATACCCTACACACCAACATAATTGATTAATAATCAAACTTAATTGATATTCAcattatataacaataaaataattcaatttactAATTATTGTCTGAATATCTTAagtttattttcctttttattaaatttactttacGGTAATTATTTGATCAAACTGTCATGGCAATTAGCCTTTCTTGACAGTGTCAACAGTATAAAGTAATAGACAAACAAAACCCATGTCACGGCATTATTTGTGCATTTGCTGCTGTCTGTTGTGTGAATAATGTGTGTTCTATTAAATTATAGTATGTCTGTTAGATTGTCATGTTTTAGGATTTGTTTGTGCTATGAGTAATAGGAGTTGGTTAAAGGGTTGCATCCTCCCTTGTAATACTGTAGATGAGGAAAGCCTGCAgtagtttaaaattatattttgtttttatcttttgtaAATTGTACATACAGTAGAGTATACCTCTTTCACATTGCCTAAAAAACTCACACATTCCGGAAGAAACACTATTCAAAACACAGGTGTTGACGGTGTGTGTAAACTTGAGAGTTTTGCTAGGTGACGTGTAAGGGGTATAAACGGTTTCCACAACCCCAGCAAATGGTAGAGAAACACCCACTTTCAAACAATCGCTGCTGGCAAACGTTTGCCCCATTTTTTAATAGCCTAGCTATGGTTTGCCGCACCATAACTAGCCTTCTTTTATGCTTAGTTTTGTCATATTTAACCAAgagttattttaatgttttaattaaacttCAGTTAAACATGCTTTCAAATGCTTGCTACTTtaacttcattttttttataccaaACAATTTTCCCCAATTTTCCTATCGTTCTAAACTGTGTTAACTCAACTTTTAAATACATCTACTgtttttaagaatttttttctGTAGTTTTACAGTAATTGAAACAGCATTTTCTTTCAGATTGTTTATTGCAAATCTTGTGCTAAAATAACCTCCCAAGAGGTTGTTTGTCAAAGTTTAAAAGAAAGTCATAAAAAACTATGACAACTTTTACATACCacaataaatactgtactgatACTAGCCAGTTCCTTTTACCAAGTTTAACTGTAATACTTGAATTGGAAATGGGAAACAAAAATTGATTCTGGTTTTGACCGCTATTTTTTATTAcgaacatttttgtaaaaaaaagcgttttttacactataataatatcataatactgtagtttGAAATGTTTCGCATTATTTATTtgctaattttatttattttttttttatcagtattctttcaatttttaaaatgacatttaatgaaaactgtacatttgtttaaacagaCACTAAAATCAGCCCTAAGTTTAATAGGGGCAAACATCTGCCCTTCTGGGGTTCCTTCTGGTGTTTCACGCAGTGTAAGTTACTGTTAGTGTTATCTTGATTCCGGTGTGCTATTCTTAACAACAGTGTTTCTGTATTAACATGTCTATAaatattctaattattattaataatcaatacTTATTGTTGATTGATTTTCTTGTCTTTCATTATTTAatcgttggtcccgtgtacataGTGCACGTTACAGAACTTGGTCCACTATTCACAAAGAATAGGAGATAGTCTCCTGGTGTGTTGATCTGGGCTGGTAGGCGCTGCGCTACTGGCTGCTTAGATCCTTAAAGAgcctaatccaaatttcctcagtttccagttaagcttgaggacgaATATAAAGTACCAAAAAAAATAAGCTTTGCGGCACAATTCGACTTTGAAAGGAACAAGGTGAAACATATAGTTTAACACTACTGTACATCCAAcctcttaagcgtggttcccactagcgacgcaacacaaggacgtaacgcaacgcaagtgaattggccaatcacaagcgatgtcttatttgcttgtgattgctaactgtctataacttagcttgtcattggttaaaacgcttgcgttgcgtttacgtccttgcgttacgttctagtgggaaccaagcttaattcAGGGgaaataatagtttttaaaattacattcaacctctattcagggaacactttCCTTTGAAAAGGGCCTGAGGAAATATATAGTTCCAGCTCCTATTAAAGGGCCACTTTGTTTGGTCACAATTggtcccattaataggggttctattgTACTTTTATTTGACTGTTCTGCACTTATTTGATTGAAATGTCTGTGACTTAAATCCGCATTTAATAATTACATTCTGTTCTTACTCAATTTACTCTCTctgtttattgattttaaacCCTTTTCCTCAAATTAACCTGAATGAATTCCAACTTGATATCAAAATTGAAACATGATGACAGTGGATACTTTACAGCAAATACTTGACTACAGCCACAAGTAAACAttcaaatatttcttttttaaagctctgtctacactatcaaactttatgtagcaacaaaatgtgatgtgcctatatatggacatgataatgtcatattacgaccatatttggacacatcacactttttttgtcaaaatagtttgataataTAGAATGGAAAGTTGCACTTTTTGTTGATAACCATTCATGTGAAATTTGAGTGTCTGATTTCTGTTGGTTTACATTTTTGTAACATTTCTGCACATGACACAGTTGAAATGAGGTTGCAGTTGCacttttattaattgttttctttcagATGTAAAATTGACAGCCCAAGCTAAATTAATTGAATGTTGCCGTAGACTCTAATCACCTAAACTAAAAAAGatacaatacataaataaatgtttgcATTTTCCTTATATACTAAAATTATAACATGTTAATgacaattttttgtttaatgatgACTATTACTTTTCTTGTCTTTTGAATGTATATTGTCCCTTACCATGCAATTCAGCAGATTTGCTGccaattggtttgtttttaataaagaattagaattttaaaaaaataaataaaaaatacaactaGAATGAGAGGCATTGGTTTGATTCTTTCTGAAGTCCTATATTGATTTTATCGTGTAGGCAAGAttctttactctcattgcctcatctTTTGGATGGGTGTAAATCTGCCCTGTGTACATAGCCTAAAGTGCATGCTGTAGAACTCTGTACACTTTTTGAAAAGAGTAGAATATTGCCTCATAGTGTTTTGATCAAGGCAGTCTGCCATAAGATGTCCTACAAATTCCAGTTTCCAGTATAACTTGAGGATAATTATAATCACATTTATAACAACATAAATCACTTTGGAAGTGAtcaaactatttttaatttcttgAGCAATAGCATGATGAATCAATGAAATAATACatattactgtttttttaattcaatttagaATCCAGACTTCCGATTGGCAAGGGACTATAATAATTCATATCGTGGGTCGGAGTTCGGAGGTCATCTCCGACGCCAAAGTCACACATACGGAAGTATTGACAGTTTCTCGGACAAAAATCTAGTAACGGTTTATGGTGGTAAGGATTGCATGTTTGAATGttattaaaattgatgtaaCAAAAATCGTCTATTTTGATTTCATCTAGTAGTATGTATGATATGAACTAGTTTGCATGaaatttaacaattaatataatTCTACTAACACTAACTGTATTAGAACTAATTCCTCAGCCGCATTGTAATTATTAACTTTAATCAGTAACAGAGAGCCCTAATAAGGGGTCAACTGCGAGACCCAACAATATGTTTTTCTCTTTAACATGCGTCGGCCTGTGGGTTGCATTGTGATCCAATTAAATAATAGGTAGATTTCGTTTTGCAACAATCGACGCCCCAACTAGGTCTATCGATATTTGGTTGGTTGTTGTGTGGACCTCGAATCTGTGTTAAGGTGCGGAGCAAGGTAACACATCTTCCTGCATACGCAGAGTGAATTAACATGACATACTTTGATTGTCGGTCGTTGTAAAGCGAAAACACCCCAATTATTGGGAGTTAAGTATTTAAACACccacaaattatataatataatatgctttatgtatcattaaaaaataatatgctTTTCAAAAAGAATAATATAACACTCTTCCCTCATAACACTTAACCTCATAACACTGTTGCTTAGGATCTGTAAACTCACGAGGTACCCATCGTAACAGGCAAGTGCACCATACACCGACAGCCTATGCCACTCAACTGACGGATCTGGCAAACCCGTACTCTAATGCATCATCGCAAGAAGAAAACCCTTACGGTCAGTCAACGAGACAGGTACAGAGCGCCACCTTAGTCTCTAGGTCACAGAAATCCGTTCATAATACCCATGGTGAGATTAACAGTTagtagttatttttatttcatttctgatattttgttttgaatataATTGAACAATAGAAGGTTTGCAGGAATAATTGTGAGAATGAacagaatattttattattatatttgaatttTGATTTTCCCAGAGACCAAAGCACTGTACAAAAATAGATGAAAAgtttacaatacaattacaacagctaaaaatatattaatgatCAATTACCCAGGCAATGATATAATTGACACATCtgcaaaaacataattatatatcttttattgaatgaatgtttgttattatttatttatactgcgcgacctcttcagtcaaagtcTGGTCCAGAGAGCCCAGTTATGATCAatggctgtgtgtgaactagtacactggggtaactcCCTACTCGACTCGAAacatgtactaggttctttagtgcacatgagctagaagtgtacactagacctacaGGTTATAGTCCtaatccgagaagactcgttctaccaccagaaccatggagtgtgtgagcctcaaacccttgctGATGTCATGGCTATTTGTGCAGATAGGTTTAAGACTCACTCATCTTTTATCGACGCATCTACTGAACACtcttgtatatactgtatgctTTTCTGTTAAAACAATGTTCTTTTTCTTTGATGGTTTGTCTTTTAACAGATAGCAGTAGCTCACCACTGCCATCAAACCATGTGACATCAGGTATccaatcaacaacaaaataatattgatgTCATATAAATAGTACATCCTCTTGTGTTCTAATGTTTCGTTTACATTAATGATTCTTGTGTTCTGCCGCTGCTTATTAATACACCCCTGTGCTACTTTGATATGTAGGGGCGGTCAGAGGTGGGCAAGGTCTTACAGACTAATTTCTTTTACCGAAGACAATgatgtttatttattaccaCTAGAAAGTTAATATTAGAAGTTCTAGATTGCGCAATGTGATGATGATCTTCAAACTAATCAGGGTCACATGATTATTCTTCCCTCATCCTGATGATTACCCTGTACATACTTTTACAAAAAGAGCAATCCGAAGAAACCATCATACAGTCATGTCAACTTTCCCAAGTAGTTGGAGTTGAGAGTTAGTTAGGCTATAGAGGTTTTGTAGAAATATTTGTATATCCTTCTGTTGATGTTCTCATGCAATAACACTTTTCTTTTATTCAAAAGCATTGTCATGATGTCTGTATCATGGTAGAAAATCAAatgaataatatgatatatatagtGATTGTGCAtgctaaattatatatttacagcCATTTGTTGTGCATGTTTCTAAAACTATATTATTAGTCTAACTTTATGTTGGAATCGCTGATATCATTACCAACAAAAATAATCCTAAAAATCAATGTTtattcaattataattattattgactACATCATCACCATTAAATAAGggcatttataataatattatagacaacatcctcatcatcatcttttaatttattgtaatacTCATCATTATTATGATCATTATTCTTTTCATCAGTAAATTATGATCATCATATCACTAACATTGTGTATTAAAATCATATTCATTTAAGTTACATCATGTTTTctataaaactattaaaaatatgaatacttTATTATAACTAATTTGTTTGTATCATGTTAGTTGCTGACAAGGTGATCTTCTCCGAGAGCCCTTCATTACCAGGCGTTGCTATCGTCTACAGGCCACCAGAAGTTAGAGGCACCAACCCAGACAGATTAAACCTAGACAGGTAAGTTACAATTccctttaagcgtggttcccactagaacgcaacgctaCGTAACACAGCGatgtatcgacgcaaagtgctgtattgtgTAGTCACAAGTGAGAACCGATGATGCACTAGTGCTGCAAAACATTGCTAcgggtttgatttcacgcaacaACGCAAGACAAAAGACACTGAGAGTGAGAGACATAGTACAGCGCGTACTCAAAAGTACGCGAGGTGAACAAATTCTATGGCAACTAACATTGACGCGCAAcaagcaggtttgatttcacaaaGACGGGGCAACTACAATCATTGAAAGGGCATTTACttatgttgcgtcgctagtgggaaccaatttAACAGAAGTGATTgaatttaagtttgatatgttGAGGTATACAAAGCTTTAAGAAAGCCTGCTATGGGCCTTgccatgtactgtactgtaccattCATCTGGTTGacattatacagtagaaccagTTGACACCTTTGGGATCCAACCAAGAATATAGGGGTGTGTTGGGTGCTTTAAAATTGACTTTATGGTATATTTTgagtataatacagtaataatatgtatatttaatgGGAAGGGGTCCCTTTAATTTGAGTGTACGCTGAATAGGAgttgggaaagtgtccccttaacacgttcactgccacggcgtatttatacgtcaaaaattgcgtgtcgctacttgccaagacgtaatactacgtcaaaatcgtagcacttttgtattgtatgtagaatcgctggcagtggtgattggaacaggaattatcgcatggcagtttatgaatgatgtacgtaaacgataatctaaaaataaatgtcatatgtttgtttgtgtttattccctcatgcattgaatatggttgatacgatggcgccctcacactcaatataatcatctcaaacatgtcataaattgcgctaatagtaaataaaaataataaaggatgaaatgattcagtgtggtttactgtttttatctctCGATGATAGGTTTGACCGATTTTAGCGCGGAAAATCCCCGACGTATATTTACGTTCCTGGCAAAGTCAATAAAATTGTTGGACCATTGCCAGTGACGTATTTATACGTCTCAACGGTTTTTCCCGCCATCGtattttgaatgacatcatgatagtctgtgaccagatgttacactttcaaactgtaatttaatatgtaaacgggacttggcactgggacagaaattacggaaaatgccttggcagtcaatgtgttaataggggtgtcccaaagaagaGTTTACTCTACTGAACGTATGTGTTTTTCTTGCGTAATTATTGTTGAATTTTATTTGTACTTTGCAGGAGGCGGCTAACAGCATGCCCAATTCTAGAGGGCGAGGAAAATTTACGTCTTCTCAACTTTCAGCATAATTCCATCAGCATCATAGAGCGTGTCAGTAGCCTTCGGCGACTCATCTTTCTTGATCTGTATGACAATAGAATTGAAGAGATATCTGGACTTGATGGTCTGAAGTCACTACGAGTTTTGATGCTTGGAAAGAATAGGTGAGAATGGACTGACTTATTTTAACCCGTGGGCATGCCTTAAAGTTTATTATGAAACTTGTTATGACTTCCATCCACACACTTACCTTGTTTATATTATCATTTGTATTGGAAGGTAAAAGTATTTATATTATCCTCaaactgaggaaattcagaTTAGGCCCTacagcagccagcagtgcagtgcctaccagatcagcacacagGGAGACTATCTCCTACTCTTTGTGGAATAGTGTACctagttctttaacgtgcactatGTATACGTCCCATCCAAAGGATGGGCAATGAGaataaagcatcttgcctaaggatacagtTAATATGGTACAGAGGCTCGAACCCATGCTTATCAAATATTAGTccgatattatcattacaccatcactctctggtatacagcacccgccgcgaTTCCATACGGTTTCCCATCCAGAATGCAACCAGGCCCAACATtgcttcggtgatctgacgagaaccggtgtttcaatgCTGTATGGCcgtatatatatttcttaagtcactcattgtattttgtatatacagTGTACTTTGTGTGtggtaaaacaataaaaaaacagtttAGAACTGTTTTATTATCTCTACTTGACAGTAACCCTACAgtagttttatttcattttctagACTAATTGTAGTTCATGTACAGTATGCCAAATccgttttttactgtatgttcAACTGTCATATTCTTGAAATTCATAAACTATATTTCTTGTCTTTCAGAATAAAGAAAATAGAAAATCTAGATACACTACTAAAGCTGGATGTTCTTGACCTTCATGGCAACCAGATTAAAGATGTGGAGAACCTTGGCCACTTAGAAGAACTAAGAGTTTTGAATCTTGCTGGAAATAACATCACAACAGTACAGAACCTTCTTGGGATGGATTCCTTAACAGAACTCAATTTGCGCAGAAATAAAATCACAATTGTTGTAAGTTTTATTATCACTACTGATTTTCTGTATAAATTAAAGTAACATTCAACATGCTTGTGTGCCAATAATTGCATCAGTCATTTAAGtcaattaagctctgtctacactatcaaactagtttgagaaaaaaaaaatgtgatctacccaaatatggtagtgatatgcccaaatatggtagtgatatgacatcatagtgagtgagtggccgagcggttaagacagtggaaccgtaattacctagccataacatcggcaggggttcgaggctcactcactccatggttctggtggtagaacgagtcttctcggataaggactataaaccgtaggtccaatgtacacatctagatcgtgtgcactttaaagaacctagtacatctttcgagatgagtagggggttaccccggtgtattagtacatcacagccattgatcaccaactgggccctatgggagaccagtcattgactgaagaggttacccagtataaatatatatttcaatcatcatgtacatatatgggcacatcacatttttttgtcacatgaagtttgatagagtgtagacagagcttaagtcagATGTTTTGCCAAACTTCTCTGGTATTATAACTCACTAGGTAAAACCATATTTTATGTGCTGATGTCACAAATCGCTTTATGCTGACCAACAACACTAATTTGTATATAGGAAACAcctttcttatttttattttatttatgttgtattttctttttatgttttaataaaaggGTCATGCAAAAACAGAATTGTGAACTTCTTAAATGCAGGATCATTGCCATCAAGTAACGCTGTAATTGTAAAGTTATAAACgatgaataaatacatttgaatgaatgaatgaaattctATTACAATTTCCCGTTCGTAAAAATacctaatattattatgttatatgtTGAGTTGTTAAAGAGTTCTCTTCTaatgtgtatgtttttttttatttcaggagGATGTCGACAATTTACCCACACTTCAGAGGCTTTTTTTAAGCTTTAACTGTATTGCAAGGTTAGTATTATATAGATTTAGCACATTTGTCTTCTAGACAGGAATTCATTTAATGTTCACTCTTATTGCGTTCACTCTTGTTATGTTCAGTCTTAATATGTTCACTCttattattttcactctttTGTTTACTCTTAATATGTTCACTCTTTTTATGTTCACTCTTATTATGTTCACTCTTGTTATGTTGAGTCTTTTTATGTTGAGTCTTTTTATTTTCACTCTTTTGTTTACTCTTAATATGTTCACTCTTTTTATGTTCACTCTTATTATGTTCACTCTTTTTATGTTCActcttttcagtatttttatgtTCACTCTTTTTATGTTCACTCTTATTATGTTCACTCTTTTTATGTTCActcttttcagtatttttatgtTCACTCTTTATGTTCACTCTTATTATGTTCAGAATTTTTATGTTTACTCTTATGTTCACTCTTATGTTCAGTTTTattactataatttattgatttatttttatacacagTGTAAAGAATACTTTTTGATTTTTCGTTTGATTtagatttattaaaattaaattattaatttattattaaaacaaattcatttttccaacttatttttcatgtattatTTGCATATGTATTTGTGTTATACTCTAAACCTATTTTTGTACAGTTTTGAGGACATCTCATGCCTTGGTGATAGTACATCACTTACTGAATTATCATTGGATGGCAACCCCTTGTCACATGATTCATACTATAAACAGACGATTCTACGGAATGTATTCCAGCTAAAACAACTAGATATGAAACGAATTACGGTATGTTgatcaattttcaaaatgtacaCTTCTACTTTGCAATTATCACGTTGGTATAGTCCCTAGTCTAGATGTTGTATGaatgccaggctagtgatctggagatTGTGGGTTTAAGCCCCACCCGGAAATCACTTATCATATACAGAGTACACAGTATTCCATCAGGCTAAGGCAAAACATTTAACGAATTATCTTTAAATTTAGCTacttaaatacagtagtttctTTACACAAAgctattttttattatcattattattatcccCATCATCTTTGTATCATTATGTGTATCtttgttattcattttaaacctaGTTGACTCTGAATAAAAGTTTGatactttaaactatattttgTAGGATGAAGAGAAACGAATGGCCAGTGTATTAGCACGGAAGGAAGAAGAAAAGAAACGAGAGGTCAATAAGGTTGCCATTCTAAAGGTACATACATGTGGAAAagtctgtgtacactatcaaactttatgtgatgtgcccatatttggacacgctgatgtcatattactaccacatttgggcacatcacactttttttgtcactagtttgatagcatggacagagcttaagacttcTGTCAAGATTTATTAAGTGGTTATTGATACTAATCAACTGTATCCATGCTTTGTTTTTAGGAAAAAAGGAGAATCGCAATTAAGAATGCTGCACGCCAGTGGGAGATAACAAAAGGCATAGCGATTGCTAAAACATCACGTCTACAACAATCCCTGTGTAGCAGTGGAGACAGTAGCCCGCAAGGTTCTCCAATAAAAAGTAGGCCAAGGTAAGGCACATACAGTGTACTAGAGTGAAATTACAATCCCACTGCTGATTAGATATGACAAGTTATTTTAGTCTGTCATGCTATCAACAATGTGGCTTTAATATTACAAACCTTTTTATAATAAACAGGTATTCCAACCATAAAACAAGGAGCAACAGGGTAGTGTGTTGTAGTATAGTAATTACTGATTCGGAAAGAGACGATATACATTAATCGTGCTTAAAAACGCACCAAAATTATAACTTAgtgtctttctttctttatcaatattttaGAGCATATGGCCTAACccactattattttataatttgcaATTAAATTTGCTGCTGGTTATATgaagaaataacaaaataaatttgtttggtAGCTCAGCAGAATCTCAAGACAAATCAATGGATTTAATACATCACAAGCCACCAAGCAGACCAAGCAGGCCCTCTAGTGCCAAGATGTCTAGACCAAGTAGCGCTTCAAGACATTCTAGAGCTCCAACTCCTGATCTATTAGCCAAGTAAGATGTTCAATATTGTGAAAATAAGAGATTGCATGCTTCTAGCCtaactggataaaccaacattggCTGTGCTACAACTTTGAAGAGATAAAACACCCCACCCCCATTAGTTAATAGTAAAATCCATGATAGTATCTCTCTGTGAAGACAGGCAAAATTGACCCATATGGAAATAGCAAAGTAATTTAGAAGTCTTTGTTTGAGGCGgtacaaatatgtttttttttttacagcacTCCAGAAAATGACCTTTGTCATCTAGCAGAACTAGAGGGCGACACACTTCATCTGTACGGGCCTGGATCGTTGGATTCTTTAGAAAAGAACTGGGGAATCCAAGCAGCTGGCAGTGTCAACAATGTGTCTTTTATGTTTATAGAGTTTGATAAGATTGCAAGACATCTACACAAACTTAGAATTA
This genomic stretch from Antedon mediterranea chromosome 11, ecAntMedi1.1, whole genome shotgun sequence harbors:
- the LOC140062578 gene encoding leucine-rich repeat-containing protein 49-like isoform X3, which produces MNPYGRAKLKATISNTKEGSPFGVQFSLQATASSINEKPNFTNRQNPDFRLARDYNNSYRGSEFGGHLRRQSHTYGSIDSFSDKNLVTVYGGSVNSRGTHRNRQVHHTPTAYATQLTDLANPYSNASSQEENPYGQSTRQVQSATLVSRSQKSVHNTHVADKVIFSESPSLPGVAIVYRPPEVRGTNPDRLNLDRRRLTACPILEGEENLRLLNFQHNSISIIERVSSLRRLIFLDLYDNRIEEISGLDGLKSLRVLMLGKNRIKKIENLDTLLKLDVLDLHGNQIKDVENLGHLEELRVLNLAGNNITTVQNLLGMDSLTELNLRRNKITIVEDVDNLPTLQRLFLSFNCIASFEDISCLGDSTSLTELSLDGNPLSHDSYYKQTILRNVFQLKQLDMKRITDEEKRMASVLARKEEEKKREVNKVAILKEKRRIAIKNAARQWEITKGIAIAKTSRLQQSLCSSGDSSPQGSPIKSRPSSAESQDKSMDLIHHKPPSRPSRPSSAKMSRPSSASRHSRAPTPDLLANTPENDLCHLAELEGDTLHLYGPGSLDSLEKNWGIQAAGSVNNVSFMFIEFDKIARHLHKLRIRFPNVSNVTFSECNICTLQQLNALTSLKRLENISISKEGNPITSFTLWKLYLLYRLSHFNLKKINDEEVTIELISKAGRFFSPISKLSASQLPSYRSLSLLGDVTRKYTQGLTELELKAKKELVTEQKATPEHLAKAGLQYFSEAALENMEKEQTVHQHFAKKYIKQLTHEAIRADKKKTKLYQIWPQIFVEMITDAVIEMQDVDVYTKQNFQKLMSKKGH
- the LOC140062578 gene encoding leucine-rich repeat-containing protein 49-like isoform X1, encoding MNPYGRAKLKATISNTKEGSPFGVQFSLQATASSINEKPNFTNRQNPDFRLARDYNNSYRGSEFGGHLRRQSHTYGSIDSFSDKNLVTVYGGSVNSRGTHRNRQVHHTPTAYATQLTDLANPYSNASSQEENPYGQSTRQVQSATLVSRSQKSVHNTHDSSSSPLPSNHVTSVADKVIFSESPSLPGVAIVYRPPEVRGTNPDRLNLDRRRLTACPILEGEENLRLLNFQHNSISIIERVSSLRRLIFLDLYDNRIEEISGLDGLKSLRVLMLGKNRIKKIENLDTLLKLDVLDLHGNQIKDVENLGHLEELRVLNLAGNNITTVQNLLGMDSLTELNLRRNKITIVEDVDNLPTLQRLFLSFNCIASFEDISCLGDSTSLTELSLDGNPLSHDSYYKQTILRNVFQLKQLDMKRITDEEKRMASVLARKEEEKKREVNKVAILKEKRRIAIKNAARQWEITKGIAIAKTSRLQQSLCSSGDSSPQGSPIKSRPSSAESQDKSMDLIHHKPPSRPSRPSSAKMSRPSSASRHSRAPTPDLLANTPENDLCHLAELEGDTLHLYGPGSLDSLEKNWGIQAAGSVNNVSFMFIEFDKIARHLHKLRIRFPNVSNVTFSECNICTLQQLNALTSLKRLENISISKEGNPITSFTLWKLYLLYRLSHFNLKKINDEEVTIELISKAGRFFSPISKLSASQLPSYRSLSLLGDVTRKYTQGLTELELKAKKELVTEQKATPEHLAKAGLQYFSEAALENMEKEQTVHQHFAKKYIKQLTHEAIRADKKKTKLYQIWPQIFVEMITDAVIEMQDVDVYTKQNFQKLMSKKGH